The stretch of DNA GCTTTAAGGCTGACTACAACGGCTATAAGGTGCATTCTCTGCCCGAAGCGTTTCACCGCCCGGCGTTCCAGGGTACGTTATTTGGCACGTATAACGTGTATGACAAGCTGCTGCTGGGTGCCGAAATTTACACCTATAGCTCCAGTTTCGGGCGGGGCTACAGGCGGCAGGAGATTCCGTCGGTGCCGCCGGGCCCGTCGCCCGCTACCTACGCCGCTGTGGTGCGCCCCACCGACTCGGTTATCGACCTGAACCTGCGCGCAGATTACCGCATTATGGAAAATCTATCCATATTTGCTTTAGGCAACAACCTATTGGGCCGCAAGAACGAGCGTTTTCTGAACTATCCAGTAAAGGGAATTAACGTACTGGCGGGCGTTACCTACGATTTCTAAACTGCTGATTCTTTGGCAGGTGCTAGGCCACTCCACCGGATGATTCTAGGCCAGTCAACGGCAGCGTATGCCGGGGCATACGGCGAGCAACCCCACGTTGCTCGCCGCTTTTGCATGGTATATTCCGCTAAAATCAGAAGTGGCAGCTTCCTACCTCAAAAAAACTAGCACGTCTCCTGCATGCAGCTTTCCGACCATATCCGTACCCTGCTTCGTGACCATGACTGCGTTATCATCCCCGACTTTGGCGGGCTGATTGCGGAGTATGAGCCGGCTCGGATTCATCCGGTACGCCACACGTTGGTACCTCCCGCCAAGCGCGTTGCCTTCAACCAGTCTTTGACCCGCAATGATGGGCTGCTGGTAGATGCGCTGAGCCGCAAGCTGAATTTGAGCACGGTTCAGGCCCGCCAACTGGTGCGCGAAGCGGTGCTGCAGATGCAGGAAGAGCTCGAAACCGGGCAGCGTACAGAACTCCGTGGCGTTGGCATGTTTCGCCGGGCTGCTGGCAGGGGGCTCGAGTTTGAATACACAGGTACGCAGAACCTGCTGAGCGCAAGCTATGGTTTGCCCGAGCTAGTGTCTAGGCCTATTCGGGCTACTGATGCCATCCTGGCCCGGGAGCGCCCCGTAGCGGCTCCACTGCTTGCCGTGTCACGCTCCTCGCGCGTTACGCGTGCCTTTCGGGTGGCCGCCATGACCCTGGTGGCGGGATTAGCCCTGTCAGCTAATTATATGACCCTCGACATGCTGGGCTACTTACCTGAGGGCTGGAAGGTTTCCAAATCGGTTTCCCTGCCATCGGCTGGCGAGGTACCGGTGCCGGTTATGGCGCGGCAGCAGGCCGCCCTGGCCTCCGAAATTTCGGCGCCGGCCCCGCGAATTAGTCGGGAAGTGCCCGCGATGGCGCCCGCTGAAGAAAAAGTGGCTCCGGTGGTTGCCGCAGTTACTCCTGCAGCTAAGCCAAGCGTAGTAGCCGCTCCGGTGGTTAAAAAGCCCATTCCGGTAGCTACCTTGGCTGGGGCGCAAAAGGCACCGGTTTCTAAAACAGTCGCCCAGCCTAAGGCGAAAGCTCCAGGCTGGGAGAAAGCTGCCGCCACCAATGCAACTACCAGCGGCGAAAGCACGACAATTAAAAGCCGGACGGGCCGTTACTACGTCATTGCTGGCAGCTACACGTCGCTGACCAATGCCGAGAAGGGCCGTCAGGCCCTGGTGCGCCTAGGCCACCGGGCGCGGGTAATCCTGCCCCAGGCAGGTAGCCGCCAGTACAAGCTTTCCGTGGCCGATTACGCTGACCGTACATCGGCCGACCGTGAAGCCCAGGCGCAGCGCCGTCGTTTAGGAAATTCTCTTTGGGTACTCAATTACTAGCATGACGCTTCTCACCCTGCTGCTGCAAGCGCCCACTGGGGCCGCAGCAGTTCCCGCGGCTTCTCCCGCCGCCGCTGATTCTGCCGCAACTGCGGCTAATGCTGCCGCCAACGCAGCCACCGGCCTTTCCCTCATCGACCTGGTTCTGGCCGGCGGC from Hymenobacter taeanensis encodes:
- a CDS encoding HU family DNA-binding protein; amino-acid sequence: MQLSDHIRTLLRDHDCVIIPDFGGLIAEYEPARIHPVRHTLVPPAKRVAFNQSLTRNDGLLVDALSRKLNLSTVQARQLVREAVLQMQEELETGQRTELRGVGMFRRAAGRGLEFEYTGTQNLLSASYGLPELVSRPIRATDAILARERPVAAPLLAVSRSSRVTRAFRVAAMTLVAGLALSANYMTLDMLGYLPEGWKVSKSVSLPSAGEVPVPVMARQQAALASEISAPAPRISREVPAMAPAEEKVAPVVAAVTPAAKPSVVAAPVVKKPIPVATLAGAQKAPVSKTVAQPKAKAPGWEKAAATNATTSGESTTIKSRTGRYYVIAGSYTSLTNAEKGRQALVRLGHRARVILPQAGSRQYKLSVADYADRTSADREAQAQRRRLGNSLWVLNY